A single genomic interval of Notolabrus celidotus isolate fNotCel1 chromosome 13, fNotCel1.pri, whole genome shotgun sequence harbors:
- the LOC117824109 gene encoding E3 ubiquitin-protein ligase pellino homolog 2: MNSPKRDGDDDVPVKDPVKYGELVILGYNGSLPTGDRGRRKSRFALYRRAKANGVKPSAVHILNTPQDSKAVHSRGQHSISFTLSRNQTVVVEYCHDNNTDMFQIGRSTESPIDFVVTDTSGGGKEGEDPSIAPSTISRFACRIVCERNPPYTARIYAAGFDSSKNIFLGEKATKWKNPDGHMDGLTTNGVLVMHPEGFPEDPKQGLWREISVCGDVYALRETRSGPSRGKLAEGESSVLRDGSLVDLCGATLLWRTGEGLLRAPTLRHLEALRQELNASRPQCPVGLSTLAFPSLPRSHSLEERQPWVYLACGHVHGRHDWGQRSEGQEMPGEGEGSTTRRECPLCRSVGPYVPLWLGCEPAVYVDAGAPTHGFVPCGHVSSERTARYWAETPLPHGTHAFRPICPFCSTALSTPGWTRLIFQGPID, translated from the exons ATGAATTCACCGAAAAGAGACGGAGATGATGATGTGCCCGTTAAAGACCCGGTGAAATACGGCGAGCTGGTCATTTTGGG TTACAATGGCTCTCTTCCAACCGGAGACCGTGGGCGCAGGAAGAGCCGTTTTGCTCTTTACCGACGAGCCAAAGCCAACGGCGTCAAACCTAGCGCTGTGCACATCCTCAACACCCCACAGGACAGCAAG gcTGTccacagcagggggcagcacagCATCTCTTTCACTCTGTCCCGAAACCAGACAGTGGTGGTGGAGTACTGCCatgacaacaacacagacatgttCCAG ATTGGACGCTCCACAGAAAGTCCCATTGACTTTGTGGTGACAGACACCTCTGGAGGGGGAAAGGAGGGCGAGGACCCCTCGATCGCTCCCAGCACCATCTCACGTTTTGCCTGCAGAATCGTGTGTGAGCGCAACCCACCTTACACAGCTCGCATCTACGCTGCTGGCTTTGACTCATCCAAAAATATCTTCTTAGGG GAAAAAGCAACCAAATGGAAAAACCCTGATGGACATATGGATGGCCTGACGACCAACGGAGTGCTTGTGATGCACCCAGAGGGGTTCCCAGAGGACCCCAAGCAGGGTCTGTGGAGGGAGATCTCTGTGTGTGGAGATGTCTACGCCCTGCGAGAGACTCGTTCTGGACCCAGCCGGGGCAAACTG GCAGAGGGTGAGAGCAGCGTATTACGTGATGGCTCCCTCGTCGACCTGTGTGGTGCCACCCTGCTGTGGCGCACAGGTGAGGGATTGTTGCGTGCTCCCACCCTGCGTCACCTGGAAGCACTACGCCAGGAGCTGAATGCATCCCGACCTCAGTGTCCTGTAGGCCTCAGCACACTGGCATTCCCCAGCCTGCCACGCAGCCACAG CCTTGAGGAGCGTCAGCCCTGGGTCTACCTCGCTTGCGGCCATGTCCACGGACGACACGATTGGGGCCAAAGATCTGAAGGACAGGAGATGCCAGGAGAGGGTGAGGGATCCACAACACGCAGAGAATGTCCCCTGTGCAGAAGCGTGGGTCCATATGTGCCACTGTGGCTGGGCTGTGAGCCTGCGGTGTATGTGGACGCCGGAGCCCCAACACATGGTTTTGTGCCGTGCGGCCACGTCTCCTCAGAGAGGACAGCCAGGTACTGGGCCGAGACCCCTCTTCCCCACGGGACGCACGCCTTCAGACCTATCTGCCCCTTCTGCTCCACTGCCCTCAGCACCCCTGGCTGGACGCGGCTCATCTTCCAGGGCCCGATCGACTAG